One window of the Micropterus dolomieu isolate WLL.071019.BEF.003 ecotype Adirondacks linkage group LG08, ASM2129224v1, whole genome shotgun sequence genome contains the following:
- the LOC123975087 gene encoding calcium-independent phospholipase A2-gamma-like isoform X1 codes for MVCYFGTNLCSSSVNNTLRSYCKIRYLMSLLRKYPCLAQAPHCLDLYRYSLLPPLHLTRCTRKATLKNLGHSHTSYDSYHFLRNFTKEVKHLQVVRFYSSSNRNTCKAEAPIGIFDVAQDSSTGGCLGQSFNQLSRHINIYFRKPLSENANLVVTTPEYFSRSQRRSQSQREARERNMSKAKDTKQTLKCKDKQASLGTRPSTQGNSGMQLFHISSLATTFGESYNYVANHINSVFSSSSTKVQMQENLETMSSTKGTNGRQKRRKMQNTCIINSPEAEMSQVNLCAGQATVEPNNVSSSWEEGYLHFARHINKYFGAKVTNEVDQDQNKRGQLPVEKNTTFKKDFSTQSTSQTQGAKSQLKQQEPIISQTGGPFHSSHNTTNFGENYFQMSAYINQYFKGQSGLDEDIDGNTQIEMDPGSATYKRLGTVSLMDCLRHPTSAIPDLMGAYLKLGPLSLAGKAKPAMTSPETKLFKKLVLSQRQAEEVTRGLITCLAQAPSPDALTACLEALNEHLIRYPSCKALMWQEKTAVKLLRKRRTYRDSQMLQSTLRETLALIGYVDQVKGPGIRVLSIDGGGTRGVVPLQVLKLLEAETGKKIHQLFDYICGVSTGAVLAFMLGLAHFSLEECADMYRRFGSEVFRQNPLVGTVKMGWSHSYYNTETWETILREKLGKRVLVKTARDESSPKVSAVSAVVNWGTSPKAFVFRNYNHKPGSLSRYAGSSGCQMWQAVRASSAAPGYFQEFPLQSDVHQDGGIILNNPCALAVHESHLLWPNQSFQCVLSLGTGRYDNAKRGPATSTSLRAKISNLISSATDTEGVHTLLDDLLAPDVYFRFNPMLSAVVSLDESRPSALDQLQRDTHNYLERNQPKLARLCLVLRAERSAVSRTKDWMSERAWEMKQRWV; via the exons ATGGTTTGCTACTTTGGCACCAACTTGTGTTCAAGTTCAGTAAACAACACTTTGAGGTCATACTGCAAAATTAGGTACCTAATGAGCCTTCTCAGAAAGTACCCTTGTCTGGCTCAAGCACCACACTGCCTGGACCTCTACAGATATTCACTGCTGCCACCTCTTCATCTTACCAGATGTACAAGAAAAGCTACTCTTAAAAATTTAGGCCACAGTCATACAAGCTATGACTCTTACCACTTCCTCAGAAATTTTACCAAAGAAGTGAAACATCTCCAGGTTGTGCGTTTTTACTCATCCTCCAATAGGAATACATGCAAAGCTGAAGCTCCAATTGGGATCTTTGACGTGGCTCAGGACAGTTCAACAGGAGGATGTCTAGGTCAGTCTTTTAATCAATTGTCCAgacacattaatatttatttcagGAAACCTTTATCAGAAAATGCTAATCTAGTTGTCACAACTCCAGAATATTTTAGCAGGTCACAGAGGCGTAGTCAAAGTCAACGGGAAGCCAGAGAACGAAATATGTCTAAGGCCAAAGACACAAAGCAGACCTTGAAATGCAAAGACAAACAAGCGAGCTTGGGAACAAGGCCTTCAACACAGGGAAATTCTGGAATGCAACTATTTCACATCAGCTCTTTGGCAACAACATTTGGTGAGAGTTACAATTATGTTGCCAATCACATAAACTCAGTCTTCTCTAGCAGTTCCACAAAAGTTCAAATGCAGGAGAATTTGGAAACCATGTCTTCTACCAAAGGGACAAATGGGCGgcagaagaggagaaaaatgcaaaacacttgCATTATAAACTCTCCAGAAGCTGAAATGTCTCAAGTAAATTTGTGTGCTGGTCAGGCAACAGTGGAACCTAACAATGTTTCCAGCAGCTGGGAGGAGGGCTACCTTCACTTTGCAAGACACATCAATAAATACTTTGGTGCCAAGGTTACCAATGAAGTTGACCAAGATCAGAATAAGAGAGGACAACTTCCTGTGGAAAAGAATACCACTTTCAAGAAAGACTTTTCAACACAATCTACTTCACAAACTCAAGGTGCCAAGTCACAACTAAAGCAACAAGAACCTATAATCTCTCAAACTGGAGGCCCTTTCCACAGCAGCCATAATACGACTAACTTTGGGGAGAACTATTTCCAAATGTCTGCTTACATCAATCAGTATTTCAAGGGACAAAGTGGATTGGATGAAGACATTGATGGTAATACCCAAATAGAGATGGACCCTGGATCTGCTACCTATAAGAGACTGGGGACTGTATCCCTTATGGACTGCCTTCGCCACCCCACAAGTGCCATTCCTGATTTGATGGGTGCTTATCTAAAGCTGGGCCCCTTGTCCCTGGCTGGTAAGGCCAAACCTGCCATGACTTCACCAGAgacaaaattgtttaaaaag CTTGTCCTGagtcagagacaggcagaggaaGTGACACGAGGGTTGATCACATGCCTGGCACAGGCTCCATCTCCTGACGCTCTAACTGCCTGCTTGGAGGCACTCAATGAACACCTTATCCGCTACCCCTCATGCAAGGCTTTAATGTGGCAG gAGAAAACTGCAGTCAAATTGTTGAGAAAGCGACGAACCTACAGAGACAGTCAGATGCTTCAGAGCACCTTAAGAGAAACCTTGGCTCTAATCGGCTATGTGGATCAAGTCAAAGGTCCTGGCATCAGAGTGCTCTCAATTGATGGTGGTGGCACAAG AGGTGTTGTGCCTTTGCAGGTGTTAAAGCTACTGGAAGCTGAGACAGGCAAGAAGATCCACCAGTTGTTTGACTACATCTGCGGAGTGAGCACAG gtGCTGTTCTAGCCTTCATGCTGGGTCTGGCCCATTTTTCTTTAGAGGAGTGTGCTGACATGTATCGTCGTTTTGGCTCTGAAGTGTTTCGCCAGAACCCACTGGTTGGCACAGTGAAGATGGGCTGGAGTCACTCTTACTATAACACTGAGACCTGGGAGACAATACTACG AGAAAAGCTGGGAAAAAGAGTACTTGTTAAAACGGCCAGAGATGAGTCAAGTCCCAAG GTTTCAGCAGTCAGCGCAGTGGTAAACTGGGGTACCAGTCCAAAGGCCTTTGTCTTCCGCAACTACAACCATAAACCAGGCTCTCTCAGCCGCTACGCAGGTAGCTCAGGCTGTCAGATGTGGCAGGCAGTGCGAGCATCATCAGCTGCCCCAGGATACTTTCAGGAGTTCCCCTTACAAAGTGACGTCCACCAG gaTGGAGGAATTATCCTGAACAATCCCTGTGCCTTGGCTGTCCATGAGAGCCATCTATTATGGCCCAACCAGTCCTTCCAGTGTGTGCTGTCCCTTGGCACTGGTCGTTATGACAACGCTAAGAGGGGACCTGCCACCTCAACCAGCCTGAGGGCCAAAATCAGCAACCTGATCAGCAGTGCAACTGACACTGAAGGGGTCCACACCCTTTTGGACGACCTGCTGGCTCCAGACGTGTACTTCCGTTTTAACCCCATGTTGAGTGCTGTGGTGTCCCTTGACGAGAGTCGGCCTTCGGCCTTGGATCAGCTGCAGAGAGACACCCACAACTACTTGGAGAGAAACCAACCCAAACTAGCCAGGCTCTGTTTGGTGCTCAGGGCAGAGCGCTCAGCTGTAAGCAGAACTAAGGACTGGATGAGTGAGAGAGCCTGGGAGATGAAGCAGAGATGGGTGTGA
- the LOC123975087 gene encoding calcium-independent phospholipase A2-gamma-like isoform X2, whose amino-acid sequence MVCYFGTNLCSSSVNNTLRSYCKIRYLMSLLRKYPCLAQAPHCLDLYRYSLLPPLHLTRCTRKATLKNLGHSHTSYDSYHFLRNFTKEVKHLQVVRFYSSSNRNTCKAEAPIGIFDVAQDSSTGGCLEYFSRSQRRSQSQREARERNMSKAKDTKQTLKCKDKQASLGTRPSTQGNSGMQLFHISSLATTFGESYNYVANHINSVFSSSSTKVQMQENLETMSSTKGTNGRQKRRKMQNTCIINSPEAEMSQVNLCAGQATVEPNNVSSSWEEGYLHFARHINKYFGAKVTNEVDQDQNKRGQLPVEKNTTFKKDFSTQSTSQTQGAKSQLKQQEPIISQTGGPFHSSHNTTNFGENYFQMSAYINQYFKGQSGLDEDIDGNTQIEMDPGSATYKRLGTVSLMDCLRHPTSAIPDLMGAYLKLGPLSLAGKAKPAMTSPETKLFKKLVLSQRQAEEVTRGLITCLAQAPSPDALTACLEALNEHLIRYPSCKALMWQEKTAVKLLRKRRTYRDSQMLQSTLRETLALIGYVDQVKGPGIRVLSIDGGGTRGVVPLQVLKLLEAETGKKIHQLFDYICGVSTGAVLAFMLGLAHFSLEECADMYRRFGSEVFRQNPLVGTVKMGWSHSYYNTETWETILREKLGKRVLVKTARDESSPKVSAVSAVVNWGTSPKAFVFRNYNHKPGSLSRYAGSSGCQMWQAVRASSAAPGYFQEFPLQSDVHQDGGIILNNPCALAVHESHLLWPNQSFQCVLSLGTGRYDNAKRGPATSTSLRAKISNLISSATDTEGVHTLLDDLLAPDVYFRFNPMLSAVVSLDESRPSALDQLQRDTHNYLERNQPKLARLCLVLRAERSAVSRTKDWMSERAWEMKQRWV is encoded by the exons ATGGTTTGCTACTTTGGCACCAACTTGTGTTCAAGTTCAGTAAACAACACTTTGAGGTCATACTGCAAAATTAGGTACCTAATGAGCCTTCTCAGAAAGTACCCTTGTCTGGCTCAAGCACCACACTGCCTGGACCTCTACAGATATTCACTGCTGCCACCTCTTCATCTTACCAGATGTACAAGAAAAGCTACTCTTAAAAATTTAGGCCACAGTCATACAAGCTATGACTCTTACCACTTCCTCAGAAATTTTACCAAAGAAGTGAAACATCTCCAGGTTGTGCGTTTTTACTCATCCTCCAATAGGAATACATGCAAAGCTGAAGCTCCAATTGGGATCTTTGACGTGGCTCAGGACAGTTCAACAGGAGGATGTCTAG AATATTTTAGCAGGTCACAGAGGCGTAGTCAAAGTCAACGGGAAGCCAGAGAACGAAATATGTCTAAGGCCAAAGACACAAAGCAGACCTTGAAATGCAAAGACAAACAAGCGAGCTTGGGAACAAGGCCTTCAACACAGGGAAATTCTGGAATGCAACTATTTCACATCAGCTCTTTGGCAACAACATTTGGTGAGAGTTACAATTATGTTGCCAATCACATAAACTCAGTCTTCTCTAGCAGTTCCACAAAAGTTCAAATGCAGGAGAATTTGGAAACCATGTCTTCTACCAAAGGGACAAATGGGCGgcagaagaggagaaaaatgcaaaacacttgCATTATAAACTCTCCAGAAGCTGAAATGTCTCAAGTAAATTTGTGTGCTGGTCAGGCAACAGTGGAACCTAACAATGTTTCCAGCAGCTGGGAGGAGGGCTACCTTCACTTTGCAAGACACATCAATAAATACTTTGGTGCCAAGGTTACCAATGAAGTTGACCAAGATCAGAATAAGAGAGGACAACTTCCTGTGGAAAAGAATACCACTTTCAAGAAAGACTTTTCAACACAATCTACTTCACAAACTCAAGGTGCCAAGTCACAACTAAAGCAACAAGAACCTATAATCTCTCAAACTGGAGGCCCTTTCCACAGCAGCCATAATACGACTAACTTTGGGGAGAACTATTTCCAAATGTCTGCTTACATCAATCAGTATTTCAAGGGACAAAGTGGATTGGATGAAGACATTGATGGTAATACCCAAATAGAGATGGACCCTGGATCTGCTACCTATAAGAGACTGGGGACTGTATCCCTTATGGACTGCCTTCGCCACCCCACAAGTGCCATTCCTGATTTGATGGGTGCTTATCTAAAGCTGGGCCCCTTGTCCCTGGCTGGTAAGGCCAAACCTGCCATGACTTCACCAGAgacaaaattgtttaaaaag CTTGTCCTGagtcagagacaggcagaggaaGTGACACGAGGGTTGATCACATGCCTGGCACAGGCTCCATCTCCTGACGCTCTAACTGCCTGCTTGGAGGCACTCAATGAACACCTTATCCGCTACCCCTCATGCAAGGCTTTAATGTGGCAG gAGAAAACTGCAGTCAAATTGTTGAGAAAGCGACGAACCTACAGAGACAGTCAGATGCTTCAGAGCACCTTAAGAGAAACCTTGGCTCTAATCGGCTATGTGGATCAAGTCAAAGGTCCTGGCATCAGAGTGCTCTCAATTGATGGTGGTGGCACAAG AGGTGTTGTGCCTTTGCAGGTGTTAAAGCTACTGGAAGCTGAGACAGGCAAGAAGATCCACCAGTTGTTTGACTACATCTGCGGAGTGAGCACAG gtGCTGTTCTAGCCTTCATGCTGGGTCTGGCCCATTTTTCTTTAGAGGAGTGTGCTGACATGTATCGTCGTTTTGGCTCTGAAGTGTTTCGCCAGAACCCACTGGTTGGCACAGTGAAGATGGGCTGGAGTCACTCTTACTATAACACTGAGACCTGGGAGACAATACTACG AGAAAAGCTGGGAAAAAGAGTACTTGTTAAAACGGCCAGAGATGAGTCAAGTCCCAAG GTTTCAGCAGTCAGCGCAGTGGTAAACTGGGGTACCAGTCCAAAGGCCTTTGTCTTCCGCAACTACAACCATAAACCAGGCTCTCTCAGCCGCTACGCAGGTAGCTCAGGCTGTCAGATGTGGCAGGCAGTGCGAGCATCATCAGCTGCCCCAGGATACTTTCAGGAGTTCCCCTTACAAAGTGACGTCCACCAG gaTGGAGGAATTATCCTGAACAATCCCTGTGCCTTGGCTGTCCATGAGAGCCATCTATTATGGCCCAACCAGTCCTTCCAGTGTGTGCTGTCCCTTGGCACTGGTCGTTATGACAACGCTAAGAGGGGACCTGCCACCTCAACCAGCCTGAGGGCCAAAATCAGCAACCTGATCAGCAGTGCAACTGACACTGAAGGGGTCCACACCCTTTTGGACGACCTGCTGGCTCCAGACGTGTACTTCCGTTTTAACCCCATGTTGAGTGCTGTGGTGTCCCTTGACGAGAGTCGGCCTTCGGCCTTGGATCAGCTGCAGAGAGACACCCACAACTACTTGGAGAGAAACCAACCCAAACTAGCCAGGCTCTGTTTGGTGCTCAGGGCAGAGCGCTCAGCTGTAAGCAGAACTAAGGACTGGATGAGTGAGAGAGCCTGGGAGATGAAGCAGAGATGGGTGTGA
- the LOC123975087 gene encoding calcium-independent phospholipase A2-gamma-like isoform X3, whose product MSSRSQRRSQSQREARERNMSKAKDTKQTLKCKDKQASLGTRPSTQGNSGMQLFHISSLATTFGESYNYVANHINSVFSSSSTKVQMQENLETMSSTKGTNGRQKRRKMQNTCIINSPEAEMSQVNLCAGQATVEPNNVSSSWEEGYLHFARHINKYFGAKVTNEVDQDQNKRGQLPVEKNTTFKKDFSTQSTSQTQGAKSQLKQQEPIISQTGGPFHSSHNTTNFGENYFQMSAYINQYFKGQSGLDEDIDGNTQIEMDPGSATYKRLGTVSLMDCLRHPTSAIPDLMGAYLKLGPLSLAGKAKPAMTSPETKLFKKLVLSQRQAEEVTRGLITCLAQAPSPDALTACLEALNEHLIRYPSCKALMWQEKTAVKLLRKRRTYRDSQMLQSTLRETLALIGYVDQVKGPGIRVLSIDGGGTRGVVPLQVLKLLEAETGKKIHQLFDYICGVSTGAVLAFMLGLAHFSLEECADMYRRFGSEVFRQNPLVGTVKMGWSHSYYNTETWETILREKLGKRVLVKTARDESSPKVSAVSAVVNWGTSPKAFVFRNYNHKPGSLSRYAGSSGCQMWQAVRASSAAPGYFQEFPLQSDVHQDGGIILNNPCALAVHESHLLWPNQSFQCVLSLGTGRYDNAKRGPATSTSLRAKISNLISSATDTEGVHTLLDDLLAPDVYFRFNPMLSAVVSLDESRPSALDQLQRDTHNYLERNQPKLARLCLVLRAERSAVSRTKDWMSERAWEMKQRWV is encoded by the exons ATGTCTAG CAGGTCACAGAGGCGTAGTCAAAGTCAACGGGAAGCCAGAGAACGAAATATGTCTAAGGCCAAAGACACAAAGCAGACCTTGAAATGCAAAGACAAACAAGCGAGCTTGGGAACAAGGCCTTCAACACAGGGAAATTCTGGAATGCAACTATTTCACATCAGCTCTTTGGCAACAACATTTGGTGAGAGTTACAATTATGTTGCCAATCACATAAACTCAGTCTTCTCTAGCAGTTCCACAAAAGTTCAAATGCAGGAGAATTTGGAAACCATGTCTTCTACCAAAGGGACAAATGGGCGgcagaagaggagaaaaatgcaaaacacttgCATTATAAACTCTCCAGAAGCTGAAATGTCTCAAGTAAATTTGTGTGCTGGTCAGGCAACAGTGGAACCTAACAATGTTTCCAGCAGCTGGGAGGAGGGCTACCTTCACTTTGCAAGACACATCAATAAATACTTTGGTGCCAAGGTTACCAATGAAGTTGACCAAGATCAGAATAAGAGAGGACAACTTCCTGTGGAAAAGAATACCACTTTCAAGAAAGACTTTTCAACACAATCTACTTCACAAACTCAAGGTGCCAAGTCACAACTAAAGCAACAAGAACCTATAATCTCTCAAACTGGAGGCCCTTTCCACAGCAGCCATAATACGACTAACTTTGGGGAGAACTATTTCCAAATGTCTGCTTACATCAATCAGTATTTCAAGGGACAAAGTGGATTGGATGAAGACATTGATGGTAATACCCAAATAGAGATGGACCCTGGATCTGCTACCTATAAGAGACTGGGGACTGTATCCCTTATGGACTGCCTTCGCCACCCCACAAGTGCCATTCCTGATTTGATGGGTGCTTATCTAAAGCTGGGCCCCTTGTCCCTGGCTGGTAAGGCCAAACCTGCCATGACTTCACCAGAgacaaaattgtttaaaaag CTTGTCCTGagtcagagacaggcagaggaaGTGACACGAGGGTTGATCACATGCCTGGCACAGGCTCCATCTCCTGACGCTCTAACTGCCTGCTTGGAGGCACTCAATGAACACCTTATCCGCTACCCCTCATGCAAGGCTTTAATGTGGCAG gAGAAAACTGCAGTCAAATTGTTGAGAAAGCGACGAACCTACAGAGACAGTCAGATGCTTCAGAGCACCTTAAGAGAAACCTTGGCTCTAATCGGCTATGTGGATCAAGTCAAAGGTCCTGGCATCAGAGTGCTCTCAATTGATGGTGGTGGCACAAG AGGTGTTGTGCCTTTGCAGGTGTTAAAGCTACTGGAAGCTGAGACAGGCAAGAAGATCCACCAGTTGTTTGACTACATCTGCGGAGTGAGCACAG gtGCTGTTCTAGCCTTCATGCTGGGTCTGGCCCATTTTTCTTTAGAGGAGTGTGCTGACATGTATCGTCGTTTTGGCTCTGAAGTGTTTCGCCAGAACCCACTGGTTGGCACAGTGAAGATGGGCTGGAGTCACTCTTACTATAACACTGAGACCTGGGAGACAATACTACG AGAAAAGCTGGGAAAAAGAGTACTTGTTAAAACGGCCAGAGATGAGTCAAGTCCCAAG GTTTCAGCAGTCAGCGCAGTGGTAAACTGGGGTACCAGTCCAAAGGCCTTTGTCTTCCGCAACTACAACCATAAACCAGGCTCTCTCAGCCGCTACGCAGGTAGCTCAGGCTGTCAGATGTGGCAGGCAGTGCGAGCATCATCAGCTGCCCCAGGATACTTTCAGGAGTTCCCCTTACAAAGTGACGTCCACCAG gaTGGAGGAATTATCCTGAACAATCCCTGTGCCTTGGCTGTCCATGAGAGCCATCTATTATGGCCCAACCAGTCCTTCCAGTGTGTGCTGTCCCTTGGCACTGGTCGTTATGACAACGCTAAGAGGGGACCTGCCACCTCAACCAGCCTGAGGGCCAAAATCAGCAACCTGATCAGCAGTGCAACTGACACTGAAGGGGTCCACACCCTTTTGGACGACCTGCTGGCTCCAGACGTGTACTTCCGTTTTAACCCCATGTTGAGTGCTGTGGTGTCCCTTGACGAGAGTCGGCCTTCGGCCTTGGATCAGCTGCAGAGAGACACCCACAACTACTTGGAGAGAAACCAACCCAAACTAGCCAGGCTCTGTTTGGTGCTCAGGGCAGAGCGCTCAGCTGTAAGCAGAACTAAGGACTGGATGAGTGAGAGAGCCTGGGAGATGAAGCAGAGATGGGTGTGA
- the LOC123975087 gene encoding calcium-independent phospholipase A2-gamma-like isoform X4, giving the protein MSKAKDTKQTLKCKDKQASLGTRPSTQGNSGMQLFHISSLATTFGESYNYVANHINSVFSSSSTKVQMQENLETMSSTKGTNGRQKRRKMQNTCIINSPEAEMSQVNLCAGQATVEPNNVSSSWEEGYLHFARHINKYFGAKVTNEVDQDQNKRGQLPVEKNTTFKKDFSTQSTSQTQGAKSQLKQQEPIISQTGGPFHSSHNTTNFGENYFQMSAYINQYFKGQSGLDEDIDGNTQIEMDPGSATYKRLGTVSLMDCLRHPTSAIPDLMGAYLKLGPLSLAGKAKPAMTSPETKLFKKLVLSQRQAEEVTRGLITCLAQAPSPDALTACLEALNEHLIRYPSCKALMWQEKTAVKLLRKRRTYRDSQMLQSTLRETLALIGYVDQVKGPGIRVLSIDGGGTRGVVPLQVLKLLEAETGKKIHQLFDYICGVSTGAVLAFMLGLAHFSLEECADMYRRFGSEVFRQNPLVGTVKMGWSHSYYNTETWETILREKLGKRVLVKTARDESSPKVSAVSAVVNWGTSPKAFVFRNYNHKPGSLSRYAGSSGCQMWQAVRASSAAPGYFQEFPLQSDVHQDGGIILNNPCALAVHESHLLWPNQSFQCVLSLGTGRYDNAKRGPATSTSLRAKISNLISSATDTEGVHTLLDDLLAPDVYFRFNPMLSAVVSLDESRPSALDQLQRDTHNYLERNQPKLARLCLVLRAERSAVSRTKDWMSERAWEMKQRWV; this is encoded by the exons ATGTCTAAGGCCAAAGACACAAAGCAGACCTTGAAATGCAAAGACAAACAAGCGAGCTTGGGAACAAGGCCTTCAACACAGGGAAATTCTGGAATGCAACTATTTCACATCAGCTCTTTGGCAACAACATTTGGTGAGAGTTACAATTATGTTGCCAATCACATAAACTCAGTCTTCTCTAGCAGTTCCACAAAAGTTCAAATGCAGGAGAATTTGGAAACCATGTCTTCTACCAAAGGGACAAATGGGCGgcagaagaggagaaaaatgcaaaacacttgCATTATAAACTCTCCAGAAGCTGAAATGTCTCAAGTAAATTTGTGTGCTGGTCAGGCAACAGTGGAACCTAACAATGTTTCCAGCAGCTGGGAGGAGGGCTACCTTCACTTTGCAAGACACATCAATAAATACTTTGGTGCCAAGGTTACCAATGAAGTTGACCAAGATCAGAATAAGAGAGGACAACTTCCTGTGGAAAAGAATACCACTTTCAAGAAAGACTTTTCAACACAATCTACTTCACAAACTCAAGGTGCCAAGTCACAACTAAAGCAACAAGAACCTATAATCTCTCAAACTGGAGGCCCTTTCCACAGCAGCCATAATACGACTAACTTTGGGGAGAACTATTTCCAAATGTCTGCTTACATCAATCAGTATTTCAAGGGACAAAGTGGATTGGATGAAGACATTGATGGTAATACCCAAATAGAGATGGACCCTGGATCTGCTACCTATAAGAGACTGGGGACTGTATCCCTTATGGACTGCCTTCGCCACCCCACAAGTGCCATTCCTGATTTGATGGGTGCTTATCTAAAGCTGGGCCCCTTGTCCCTGGCTGGTAAGGCCAAACCTGCCATGACTTCACCAGAgacaaaattgtttaaaaag CTTGTCCTGagtcagagacaggcagaggaaGTGACACGAGGGTTGATCACATGCCTGGCACAGGCTCCATCTCCTGACGCTCTAACTGCCTGCTTGGAGGCACTCAATGAACACCTTATCCGCTACCCCTCATGCAAGGCTTTAATGTGGCAG gAGAAAACTGCAGTCAAATTGTTGAGAAAGCGACGAACCTACAGAGACAGTCAGATGCTTCAGAGCACCTTAAGAGAAACCTTGGCTCTAATCGGCTATGTGGATCAAGTCAAAGGTCCTGGCATCAGAGTGCTCTCAATTGATGGTGGTGGCACAAG AGGTGTTGTGCCTTTGCAGGTGTTAAAGCTACTGGAAGCTGAGACAGGCAAGAAGATCCACCAGTTGTTTGACTACATCTGCGGAGTGAGCACAG gtGCTGTTCTAGCCTTCATGCTGGGTCTGGCCCATTTTTCTTTAGAGGAGTGTGCTGACATGTATCGTCGTTTTGGCTCTGAAGTGTTTCGCCAGAACCCACTGGTTGGCACAGTGAAGATGGGCTGGAGTCACTCTTACTATAACACTGAGACCTGGGAGACAATACTACG AGAAAAGCTGGGAAAAAGAGTACTTGTTAAAACGGCCAGAGATGAGTCAAGTCCCAAG GTTTCAGCAGTCAGCGCAGTGGTAAACTGGGGTACCAGTCCAAAGGCCTTTGTCTTCCGCAACTACAACCATAAACCAGGCTCTCTCAGCCGCTACGCAGGTAGCTCAGGCTGTCAGATGTGGCAGGCAGTGCGAGCATCATCAGCTGCCCCAGGATACTTTCAGGAGTTCCCCTTACAAAGTGACGTCCACCAG gaTGGAGGAATTATCCTGAACAATCCCTGTGCCTTGGCTGTCCATGAGAGCCATCTATTATGGCCCAACCAGTCCTTCCAGTGTGTGCTGTCCCTTGGCACTGGTCGTTATGACAACGCTAAGAGGGGACCTGCCACCTCAACCAGCCTGAGGGCCAAAATCAGCAACCTGATCAGCAGTGCAACTGACACTGAAGGGGTCCACACCCTTTTGGACGACCTGCTGGCTCCAGACGTGTACTTCCGTTTTAACCCCATGTTGAGTGCTGTGGTGTCCCTTGACGAGAGTCGGCCTTCGGCCTTGGATCAGCTGCAGAGAGACACCCACAACTACTTGGAGAGAAACCAACCCAAACTAGCCAGGCTCTGTTTGGTGCTCAGGGCAGAGCGCTCAGCTGTAAGCAGAACTAAGGACTGGATGAGTGAGAGAGCCTGGGAGATGAAGCAGAGATGGGTGTGA
- the LOC123975090 gene encoding uncharacterized protein LOC123975090 isoform X2, whose protein sequence is MFNVNKVRICLTFLPSCVNSRVAVRVPPALRRHQHRNFSSESADVKFLQRNHPGKVNFIDISKPGYDGAKYKDISYEMAMEEMHVIDEKDEVHCGIPAFAVMYSAVGLGWLGRLMMSPLLRPFMDKSYAIFARNRLKWTGRGEECTTGRCEKKRH, encoded by the exons ATGTTTAACGTTAACAAAGTGAGAATATGTTTGACCTTTTTGCCCAGTTGTGTAAATTCAAGGGTGGCAGTAAGAGTGCCACCAGCCCTCCGCAGACACCAGCATCGCAACTTCAGCTCTGAGTCTGCAGATGTCAAG TTTCTGCAGAGGAACCACCCTGGGAAAGTAAATTTTATCGATATCTCCAAGCCAGGATATGATGGAGCAAAATACAAGGACATTAGTTATGAGATGGCCATGGAGGAAATGCATGTAATTGATGAGAAAGACGAG GTTCACTGTGGGATCCCAGCATTTGCAGTCATGTACAGTGCAGTGGGCCTTGGCTGGTTGGGCCGCTTAATGATGTCACCACTTTTGAGACCATTTATGGACAAGTCCTATGCCATCTTCGCCAGGAACCGCTTAAAGTGGACTGGACGTGGGGAGGAGTGCACCACAGGACGgtgtgaaaagaaaagacactGA
- the LOC123975090 gene encoding uncharacterized protein At5g50100, chloroplastic-like isoform X1, which yields MFNVNKVRICLTFLPSCVNSRVAVRVPPALRRHQHRNFSSESADVKVLYDGLCPICVTEIRFLQFLQRNHPGKVNFIDISKPGYDGAKYKDISYEMAMEEMHVIDEKDEVHCGIPAFAVMYSAVGLGWLGRLMMSPLLRPFMDKSYAIFARNRLKWTGRGEECTTGRCEKKRH from the exons ATGTTTAACGTTAACAAAGTGAGAATATGTTTGACCTTTTTGCCCAGTTGTGTAAATTCAAGGGTGGCAGTAAGAGTGCCACCAGCCCTCCGCAGACACCAGCATCGCAACTTCAGCTCTGAGTCTGCAGATGTCAAG GTGCTGTATGATGGGCTTTGTCCTATATGTGTGACAGAAATCCGTTTCCTCCAGTTTCTGCAGAGGAACCACCCTGGGAAAGTAAATTTTATCGATATCTCCAAGCCAGGATATGATGGAGCAAAATACAAGGACATTAGTTATGAGATGGCCATGGAGGAAATGCATGTAATTGATGAGAAAGACGAG GTTCACTGTGGGATCCCAGCATTTGCAGTCATGTACAGTGCAGTGGGCCTTGGCTGGTTGGGCCGCTTAATGATGTCACCACTTTTGAGACCATTTATGGACAAGTCCTATGCCATCTTCGCCAGGAACCGCTTAAAGTGGACTGGACGTGGGGAGGAGTGCACCACAGGACGgtgtgaaaagaaaagacactGA